The Verrucomicrobiaceae bacterium DNA window TCCAGACATGCTGCATGCGGGTGGCGACGACAAAGAGGGTATTGGTGTCGGACATCCAGATCACTTTGGGTTTGTCCATGCCATTGCCTGCTGTGGCACCTCCTTTGGCGGTGCTTCCCTGAGCGGTCATCGTCGGAGATATAGCAGCGCCATTTGGCCCGACCGTCTCTGGTGGGAGTCCCAGGAGTTCGCGCACAGAGTTGATGATCAGGCTGCGACCGACGGTAAATGTCTTGCTGGCACTGGGAGCAGTGATGGCGGCACTTTGGGCTCCGCCACTGGCTCCATTGTTGGCGGTAAAGCCGGCGGCGCTATTATACTCCACCATCTCCATGGCATTGTGGCGGATGTTGTAGGATTTGCCGATGAGCTCGCGGTCATCAGCTGGGCGAATGTACCAGATGCCGTTGTCCGGTAGGATGGCGAGGGTGTTCGCTTTGCAGAGAGTCTCCAACACGCGGAATGGGCTCGCTTCGATGGAGAAAGTGATCAATTTGCTGCCCTCTGGGTTGTCGTCTGGCAGAGAAAAGAAGGAAATGCCCGCGTCAGTGGCGAGGAAGCGCAGAACATCACTGAGCATCGCTTTGGAAAAGTCGTACTTCTGTGGGGGAGCCTCTCGGAGACGTTGGGCCTCTTCCTCATACTGAGGGGCCATGAGGCGCAGACTACTCTCTAAAGAGGAGACTTCCCCGCGAAGAGAGCTGCTCAGGACAGCAATGCCTAAAAAGGACAGTGCGGCAGCGCGGAGAGGCATGGGAAAGTGCAGAAGGTGCATGATTATTGAAATTATACAAAAGGTAGAAAGTAAGAACAACTAAAATTTACAAAAATTACTTCATTGATACAATATATGGAAGATGTGACAAAATGTAATTCAACCGAATCAATTTGGAGTAGTATGTATTAATTTAATAATTATTAGATTGAAATTGGCAGTCTTTGGATATTTAATTGTTGTGAGATGATTCAAAAATCCATTACCAGTAAAATAAAAGGCGGGAAGTCACATGGCTGCTCTCCTGCTTTTTCGCTGGTTGAGTTGCTGATGATGATCGCCGTCATCGGGGTGCTCGCGGGAGTCCTAGTCGGATATATGTATGATGATACCAGCGCCATCCACCGCGCCAAAATAGAGTCAGATGTCTCCACTCTAAATCAAATGGTGGGCATCTATCTCGCTGATGGTGGCGACCTGACAGGAGTCACCAACGCCCAAGCGGTGCTCGATAAATTAAAGAGGACGCGCACCCAAGCAGATAGCCGCCAACACACTGGCAGTGCCTCTGGCCGCTTGCTGGACCCACGCATGAGTGTGCGCATGAGCTCCACATTGCAGGATAACAGGCAGGTGCGGGCCTATTGGGACTCGACGAAAAAGCGATTCGCACTCACCCAGGCATCCAGTGGATCGGCCATCAATGAATTCTACCTGGAAGAATCACTCGCGGCCAAAAACTACGGCACAGAGCCCCGCCGTAGCATGGGAATAAAGTACAATGGCACCAATCAAGGGTGGGTTTGGACAGGCGCAGGCACCTCACCAGCTCCGACTGCCGTGGAGCCAACGAGCTTTGATACCTCTGGGACAAATCCTGCGAGTGGATTCAATCCCGAAGAGTCAGCACCCACGACAGGGCCTACTACGAGCACAGGTAGTGGCGGTAGCGGCAGTGGCAGCGGTGGTACGCCGCCTTCGGTGTTGCCGGTACCTTTGATAACACCTGCTGGGGCCGTATTTAAATACTCCGAGTTCCCCTCATCTGTGACGATCACCAGCAATGGAGCCACTGCCGCCGTTTCGAAGCTCATCGTCGATACAGGATCAGGATGGACTGATTTTAGCAGTGGAGGCACTTTTGGACCTTTTGCCTCTGGGCAGCTCATCCGGGCAAAAAACGAAACGCTCGACTCCTCTCTATGGGTGAGCAGTGCCCAGACTGAGCAACGCTATTACCGCCTTGTGCAGAATTTCGCAGGTGGTGGCACCACTAGCTGGGGGAATCCTACTGGGGGCTCCAACATGATCGCACCAGCCGCAGAGAATGGAGATCCCACCTCCACATTCCGCCATGGGAACACCCGACTCGATCTAGGTAATGGGGAGTTCTTGGATGCAGGCGTTCAAAACGTCCTGTCCTTCACGCGGAGTGACTTCAGCGCCATCGAGCCGAATAAATGGTTTAAATTTGGCTCCATGAGCATGCTTAATGGTACCACTTTTTATGACAGTGAGGCCGCTGGTGTGACGCTGACCACACAGTTGAATCTCTCGGCTCCGCTCGCGCAGTCAGTGGTCGCACATATCAATTTGGGGCTCGTTAGCACGGATAACAGCAGTGACCGACTCGCCAGTGCAGACATCGTGGAGTTCCGCAATGCCACTACTGACGCCTCTGTGACCATCGATGGGGTGAAGTACACGCTGGAGCTCACCTGGGCCACGCTCGATCCTGGTGCGGGAGTCGTGCAGGGGAACCAGTTCCTCATCTTTGAGGGCTCCACTGCCCGCGCTGAAATCCGCGCACGCTTCAAAAGCACACCCATCATCAACTAACGCTCCTCTCATGGAAGATATTCACGAACGCAGTCAACTCGGCTACCGGATGCTCCATCTCTCGAAGGACTCCGGAGTGAGTGACTTCTATGTCACTCCCTGGGAGGCGCTGACATATAAGCGCAATGGTAAGCTCTTCTTTGACTCCTTTGTTTATCAGCCAGAGCGACCGCTTGAGTTCACCCCTGGCTGCGTGGACTACGCACTCCAGCTCGGCTCCCGCAGGTATCGTGTGAATCGTATGGTCACGCGTGGGCGTCCGCGCTGGGTGCTGCGTTTGTTGCCAGAAAATATCCCAGAGATCAGCAAGCTCATGGTGCCACCACCAGCGATTAAAGCCTTCCTGGAAGCTAAAAATGGCCTCTTTCTCGTCTGTGGAGCCACGGGTTCTGGAAAATCGACCACCATTGCCTCCATGATCCTAGAGCGTGCCAAGCGCCGCCAGGAGCATGTGCTCACCTTTGAAGACCCCATCGAGTTCGTCTATCCATCCGGCATCCCATCGCTGGTCTCGCAGCGAGAAATCGGCTCTGATGAGTTGGACTTCAATAAATCACTCCGCGCCGCTCTCCGTCAGGCACCAGACGTCATCCTCGTGGGTGAGA harbors:
- a CDS encoding choice-of-anchor K domain-containing protein, whose amino-acid sequence is MMIAVIGVLAGVLVGYMYDDTSAIHRAKIESDVSTLNQMVGIYLADGGDLTGVTNAQAVLDKLKRTRTQADSRQHTGSASGRLLDPRMSVRMSSTLQDNRQVRAYWDSTKKRFALTQASSGSAINEFYLEESLAAKNYGTEPRRSMGIKYNGTNQGWVWTGAGTSPAPTAVEPTSFDTSGTNPASGFNPEESAPTTGPTTSTGSGGSGSGSGGTPPSVLPVPLITPAGAVFKYSEFPSSVTITSNGATAAVSKLIVDTGSGWTDFSSGGTFGPFASGQLIRAKNETLDSSLWVSSAQTEQRYYRLVQNFAGGGTTSWGNPTGGSNMIAPAAENGDPTSTFRHGNTRLDLGNGEFLDAGVQNVLSFTRSDFSAIEPNKWFKFGSMSMLNGTTFYDSEAAGVTLTTQLNLSAPLAQSVVAHINLGLVSTDNSSDRLASADIVEFRNATTDASVTIDGVKYTLELTWATLDPGAGVVQGNQFLIFEGSTARAEIRARFKSTPIIN
- the tadA gene encoding Flp pilus assembly complex ATPase component TadA; the encoded protein is MEDIHERSQLGYRMLHLSKDSGVSDFYVTPWEALTYKRNGKLFFDSFVYQPERPLEFTPGCVDYALQLGSRRYRVNRMVTRGRPRWVLRLLPENIPEISKLMVPPPAIKAFLEAKNGLFLVCGATGSGKSTTIASMILERAKRRQEHVLTFEDPIEFVYPSGIPSLVSQREIGSDELDFNKSLRAALRQAPDVILVGEIRDGETAEIALQAAETGHVVVATLHTSSAAQTVQRYLKLIPSDRMENAMLSFADSIRGILCQRLLFDEQRGKRFPIHELLLPYDSVCGMIRRGEFKNLDQELEAGFTRGMQSFERCLNMRMADGWKPAQARKTGYTEHEVYDFLSKEQLTSIYATS